A genomic stretch from Sceloporus undulatus isolate JIND9_A2432 ecotype Alabama chromosome 5, SceUnd_v1.1, whole genome shotgun sequence includes:
- the LOC121931557 gene encoding peroxisome proliferator-activated receptor gamma coactivator 1-alpha-like isoform X1 codes for MWNFSASPYQQEEQRVIYVGKIGPDITRAELRDRFEVFGEIEECSVNLQDNGDNYGFITYRYTCDAFAALENGYTLRRSSEPDFELYFCGQKQFCKSNYADLGLTLLC; via the exons ATGTGGAacttttctgcttctccataccAACAGGAAGAACAACGTGTAATCTATGTTGGCAAAATTGGGCCTGACATAACCCGAGCAGAACTGAGGGACCGGTTTGAAGTTTTTGGTGAAATTGAGGAGTGCTCTGTAAATCTACAGGACAATGG AGATAACTATGGTTTCATCACTTACCGCTACACTTGTGATGCTTTTGCTGCTCTGGAAAATGGATACACTCTGCGCAGATCCAGTGAACCTGACTTTGAGCTGTATTTTTGTGGACAAAAGCAGTTTTGCAAGTCTAACTATGCAGACCTAG GTCTAACTTTATTGTGTTGA
- the LOC121931557 gene encoding peroxisome proliferator-activated receptor gamma coactivator 1-alpha-like isoform X2 encodes MWNFSASPYQQEEQRVIYVGKIGPDITRAELRDRFEVFGEIEECSVNLQDNGDNYGFITYRYTCDAFAALENGYTLRRSSEPDFELYFCGQKQFCKSNYADLVAHCLI; translated from the exons ATGTGGAacttttctgcttctccataccAACAGGAAGAACAACGTGTAATCTATGTTGGCAAAATTGGGCCTGACATAACCCGAGCAGAACTGAGGGACCGGTTTGAAGTTTTTGGTGAAATTGAGGAGTGCTCTGTAAATCTACAGGACAATGG AGATAACTATGGTTTCATCACTTACCGCTACACTTGTGATGCTTTTGCTGCTCTGGAAAATGGATACACTCTGCGCAGATCCAGTGAACCTGACTTTGAGCTGTATTTTTGTGGACAAAAGCAGTTTTGCAAGTCTAACTATGCAGACCTAG TGGCACACTGCCTTATATAG